The genomic region AACTAAATATTGAAGTCGATTCCCACCGACCTGACCTTCCCAACTCTTTCctctccccttctctttctccctataaatGCCAACTTACACAATTTGTCAGCCATAACGAACACAAACACATTCTTTCTCTACTCATCAGCATATATACAAACATTTACCATGGCTTCCTACTCTACAATGCTTATTCTGTTACCAATATTTCTTCTCTGCTTTGTGGTGGCTGCTGCCTCTACTGCCGACTTAAACCAAGACTTTGAGATTACATGGGGGGACGGACGTGCTAAGATTCTAAACAACGGCGAGCTTCTTACCCTTTCTCTCGACAAAGCCTCCGGTTCTGGATTTCAATCCAAACACGAGTATTTGTTCGGCAAGATCGACATGCAGCTCAAGCTTGTCCCTGGAAACTCCGCTGGCACCGTCACAGCCTACTACGTATGTTTTCATTCATTTCGAATATTCATTTCCTTCAAGTTTTTTAGTACAAGTATGATAAACTCGAGTTTAGGTCAGTTAGCCAGAGTTCGAATCCCGTTCTGACtgattttgatattaattttgttgttaattcatgCAGTTATCATCAAAAGGATCAACATGGGATGAGATAGACTTTGAGTTCTTGGGGAACTTGAGTGGAGACCCTTACATTCTTCACACCAATGTCTTCAGCCAAGGCAAAGGCAACAGAGAGCAGCAATTCTACCTCTGGTTTGACCCAACTGCCGACTTCCACACATATTCCATCCTCTGGAACTCCCAGCGCATTATATTCTCAGTAGATGGAACTCCCATCAGAGAGTTCAAGAACCAAGAGTTGAACGGCGTTCCGTTTCCAAAAAGCCAGCCGATGAGGATATACTCGAGCCTGTGGAATGCCGATGATTGGGCAACAAGGGGAGGACTTGTGAAGACCGATTGGAGCCAAGCTCCTTTCACCGCGTCTTACAAGAATTTCAATGCTGAAGCATGCGTCTGGACTTCTGGAGCCTCCTCTTGCAGTTCTGCAACTTCAAGTAATGCTAACAATAGAGCTTGGCTTTCTCAAGACTTGGACTCTACGAGCCAAGACAGGCTGAAATGGGTGCAGACCAACTACATGATTTACAATTACTGTGCTGACACCAAGAGATTTCCCCAAGGCCTCCCGGTGGAATGCACCGCTTCATAGAGGAATATAATTAGGATAATCTATTCTTTCATTATTTTGTGTAATCATTCATATTTTAATCATTAAGTTGTAAGATTAGTACTAATTCTTCGATTGATAGAGATATTGTTACCATTTTAATCAAATACAGCACATTTTATGCAGTGTTGCACTATGCTTCTGTTGTAAACTAAACCACAGAACCAAGcaataaacaaaatacaaacaCCAATTTAGAGTTCCTCCCATAGAGGAGTACCTCTCTAACAACGGAAGCTTTATAGGTAACCAACGAATACAAGAGAACTCACAAACACTAAGTGTTCTCTTGTATACAAACTAACACCTATCATATACAAACTAATGCCTCTCAAACTCACATCATATGAACCCTATCCCGCAACcatctatttatactaatagatACCGAGGTTTTACACAAAGTCCCTAGAATACAAGAAATGAAATCCTATACTAAAACCGAATCCAAAACAAACTAGGGAACGTACTAATAAGACTCTCATTTTCGAATATTCATTTCCATTAAGTTTTCTAACATGAGTAATTGTTTGGCAAGATCGACATGCACCAacttgtaacaacccgtccccaattattatgatttatataattttaaaaaatgaatttacaaaaatgcccttcgaggcaaagtgttgacttttgttgactgccgTGTTGTGTCACgtaaggttcattttcttggcgtctcctcgtagtactcatcgCTACGAACGCATGGGCGCAAACGGATCgtgatttggagttataacgaaggagaTATTAATGTTTAAAGTCGAgggcaaaattgtaaatttatttatttctagaatgctccagatttttggagcaaaatctggtGGAGTCACGTGCGTGGCCCAgattaaaagaaataaagatgGGTGGTGGTGATGAATTATAAAGGAAAGAAAGGAGGGGGATGTAAGGCCAATCGAAAGAGGAGAAAGAACTAAGGTGGCCgatcaggaaagaaagaaatgaaggaaATGAGGAAAAGAGAGAATGAGAGGAATCGGCCGAGTTCCCCTTCGACCCGCGACCCAGGTTGTAACCGATGGGTTCTCCAGTGAATTTCACCATTTTTCCGACGAAATGGGccaattcatcatttccaatcATCAATTCTACTCTTCGTGTACCATTTCCACTTCAAGTTTGAGAGGATTGGGTTTGGAATTGGGGGGTTTTGCATCGATGGGTGCGACGACTACAAGGTGGCAATCCACCAAATCCGAAGGTACTTCAGTCAACCACCACCATCAATAGACTTCCCTTGAGGCCTGGAACAAAGCTGATTGGTTGGGGCGTCGGAGTTGTTTTGGGAGTTGAATCAAGAACACCAAATTTAAGGGTTTCCAACAGGTTTTCGTGAAATTAGGACATTTCacggccaaattggccttattcacaagtatgaaagttgctttactcattgagatcttcatttttgtgaagtttgagaatttttagaaatagttgaattttccggcgagtcggggcggccgtcCGCCAtttgcggcggcgcgtggcccgAGACATCCCTTAACtttcctaggctaaatttga from Pyrus communis chromosome 4, drPyrComm1.1, whole genome shotgun sequence harbors:
- the LOC137732128 gene encoding probable xyloglucan endotransglucosylase/hydrolase protein 23, yielding MASYSTMLILLPIFLLCFVVAAASTADLNQDFEITWGDGRAKILNNGELLTLSLDKASGSGFQSKHEYLFGKIDMQLKLVPGNSAGTVTAYYLSSKGSTWDEIDFEFLGNLSGDPYILHTNVFSQGKGNREQQFYLWFDPTADFHTYSILWNSQRIIFSVDGTPIREFKNQELNGVPFPKSQPMRIYSSLWNADDWATRGGLVKTDWSQAPFTASYKNFNAEACVWTSGASSCSSATSSNANNRAWLSQDLDSTSQDRLKWVQTNYMIYNYCADTKRFPQGLPVECTAS